Proteins encoded within one genomic window of Granulicella pectinivorans:
- a CDS encoding alpha/beta fold hydrolase, which produces MRNPPLRGRVQGLSGQLQEQFVTVDGVRVHYGTAGSGPALVMVHGLVGSVTNWRRNIDELAKDATIYAVDMANMGQSERVKGLDASMAGAADRLARLMEALGLDTADIAGHSHGGAVSMMFAARHPERVRSLILFAPANPFCDLGHVLVRFYQTRIGRGFARMVPYLPKRLHAVSLRRMYGDPARVTEGSLEGYTDGLRVPGTMEHIMGIVSLWHEDMRILQRELARLAKTPTLLVWGDRDRAVGLSSAGRLQEMLPCSRLVVVEGAGHIAFEEMPEECNRAMHGWLSGRMLTA; this is translated from the coding sequence ATGAGGAACCCGCCTTTGCGGGGACGGGTGCAGGGTTTGTCGGGTCAACTTCAGGAACAATTTGTTACGGTGGACGGGGTTCGGGTTCACTATGGAACGGCGGGTTCCGGGCCTGCGCTGGTGATGGTGCATGGGTTGGTAGGATCGGTCACGAACTGGCGGCGCAATATCGATGAGCTTGCCAAGGATGCCACTATCTATGCCGTGGATATGGCCAATATGGGACAGTCGGAGCGGGTGAAGGGGCTGGACGCGAGCATGGCGGGTGCAGCGGACCGGTTGGCGCGTTTGATGGAGGCGCTAGGACTCGATACGGCGGACATCGCGGGGCACTCGCATGGTGGTGCGGTGTCGATGATGTTTGCGGCGCGGCATCCGGAACGGGTAAGGAGTTTGATTTTGTTTGCGCCGGCGAATCCGTTCTGCGACCTGGGGCATGTGCTGGTGAGGTTTTACCAGACGAGGATTGGACGGGGTTTCGCCCGTATGGTGCCGTATCTGCCGAAGCGTCTGCATGCGGTTTCTCTGCGGCGGATGTATGGTGATCCGGCGCGGGTGACCGAGGGATCGCTCGAGGGCTATACGGACGGCCTGCGTGTTCCTGGAACGATGGAGCACATTATGGGGATCGTGAGCCTGTGGCACGAGGACATGCGGATCCTGCAGCGTGAGCTCGCTCGGCTGGCGAAGACGCCTACGCTGCTGGTGTGGGGCGATCGGGATCGGGCAGTGGGTCTTTCGTCGGCGGGACGGCTGCAGGAGATGTTGCCGTGCTCGCGACTGGTGGTGGTGGAAGGGGCCGGGCATATCGCGTTTGAGGAGATGCCGGAGGAGTGCAACCGGGCGATGCATGGGTGGCTGTCCGGGCGGATGCTGACGGCTTAG
- a CDS encoding alpha/beta hydrolase, which yields MPTDSSFASRVQTIDDLQGPAGRLEALLNTGRPDAPYAALVCHPHPPSGGTMHNKVVYNAMKVFTSFGLPVLRFNFRGAGLSEGTYDEGHGEQNDVRAALSWLEHNLKLPILFAGFSFGSNVGMRACCGDLRVKGMIGLGLPVRAAGRDYTYGFLPKCDVPKLFICGDHDEFSPRDVMEQVLATANEPKKMVWIEGADHFFQGIPTSPRAKLDQMQVEMRTWLQDEFALD from the coding sequence ATGCCGACAGACTCTTCCTTCGCATCCCGCGTCCAGACCATCGACGACCTCCAGGGCCCAGCCGGCCGCCTCGAAGCCCTCCTCAACACCGGCCGTCCCGACGCCCCCTACGCTGCCCTCGTCTGCCACCCGCACCCACCCTCCGGGGGCACCATGCACAACAAAGTCGTCTACAACGCCATGAAGGTCTTTACCTCCTTCGGCCTACCCGTCCTGCGCTTCAACTTCCGCGGCGCAGGTCTCAGCGAAGGCACCTACGACGAAGGCCACGGCGAACAGAACGACGTTCGAGCCGCACTCTCCTGGCTGGAACACAACCTCAAGCTCCCGATTCTCTTCGCGGGCTTTTCCTTCGGGTCCAACGTCGGCATGCGTGCCTGCTGCGGAGACCTCCGCGTCAAAGGGATGATCGGCCTCGGCCTCCCCGTGCGCGCCGCCGGACGCGACTATACCTACGGCTTCCTGCCCAAGTGCGACGTCCCCAAACTCTTTATCTGTGGTGACCACGACGAGTTCTCTCCAAGGGACGTCATGGAGCAGGTACTGGCGACCGCGAACGAACCCAAGAAAATGGTCTGGATCGAAGGCGCCGACCACTTCTTCCAGGGCATCCCCACATCGCCACGCGCCAAGCTGGACCAGATGCAGGTCGAGATGCGCACCTGGCTCCAGGATGAGTTCGCTCTCGACTAG
- a CDS encoding M20/M25/M40 family metallo-hydrolase: MKIDPIELTRQLVNIESTTYHEAPAGHFLYDFLLGLGYDVEKQPVPQPDLALTPGAGTGERFNVYAAMPGVTPDVVLSTHMDTVPPFFHCTEDEEYLYGRGTCDAKGIIAVQVAAAERLIAAGVKVGLLFVVGEERDSAGAAVANQTPKGSKFLINGEPTDNRMALATKGALRVELRASGKMAHSAYPELGESAIDKLVSVLADIQMLDLPIEEEIGPTTVNVGVISGGRAPNVVADKAEAHLLIRTVGPSEIVKNAILAAVAGRAEVTFSLDLTFIRMRRVGTLPTMIAKFATDIPSLTNWGEPFLLGPGSIHVAHTWDERVSKKELLECVELYVELATGLVKE; encoded by the coding sequence CTGAAGATCGACCCTATCGAACTGACGCGGCAGCTGGTGAACATCGAGTCCACGACCTACCATGAAGCTCCCGCAGGGCACTTTTTGTATGATTTCCTGCTCGGGCTGGGGTACGACGTGGAGAAGCAGCCGGTGCCGCAGCCGGACCTGGCGCTGACTCCCGGGGCGGGTACGGGCGAGCGGTTCAACGTGTATGCGGCGATGCCCGGGGTGACTCCGGATGTGGTGCTGTCGACGCATATGGATACGGTGCCTCCTTTCTTTCATTGCACGGAGGACGAGGAGTATCTGTATGGGCGCGGGACGTGCGACGCGAAGGGAATTATCGCGGTGCAGGTGGCGGCGGCGGAGAGGCTGATCGCGGCTGGGGTGAAGGTTGGTCTGCTGTTTGTGGTGGGGGAAGAGCGCGATTCGGCTGGGGCCGCGGTGGCGAACCAGACGCCGAAGGGATCGAAGTTTTTGATCAACGGAGAGCCTACGGATAATCGGATGGCGTTGGCGACGAAAGGTGCGTTGCGTGTTGAGCTGCGGGCAAGTGGCAAGATGGCGCATTCGGCGTATCCGGAGCTGGGAGAGTCAGCGATCGACAAGCTGGTGAGCGTGCTGGCGGATATTCAGATGCTGGACCTGCCGATTGAGGAGGAGATTGGGCCGACCACGGTGAATGTAGGAGTGATCTCGGGGGGGCGGGCTCCGAATGTCGTGGCGGATAAGGCGGAGGCGCATCTGCTGATCCGGACGGTGGGGCCGTCGGAGATCGTGAAGAACGCGATTCTTGCGGCCGTTGCAGGGCGAGCGGAGGTTACGTTTTCGCTGGATCTGACGTTTATCCGTATGCGGCGGGTGGGGACGCTGCCAACGATGATTGCGAAGTTTGCTACGGATATTCCGAGTTTGACGAACTGGGGAGAGCCGTTTCTGCTGGGTCCGGGGTCGATCCATGTGGCGCACACGTGGGATGAACGAGTGAGCAAAAAGGAACTGCTGGAGTGTGTTGAGCTTTATGTCGAGCTGGCTACTGGGTTGGTGAAGGAGTAG